In a single window of the Brassica napus cultivar Da-Ae unplaced genomic scaffold, Da-Ae ScsIHWf_2991;HRSCAF=3778, whole genome shotgun sequence genome:
- the LOC125602804 gene encoding DNA-directed RNA polymerase subunit beta'-like, whose amino-acid sequence MSGFEGGRSYSGPYPNFSFARPITKKPTFLRLRGSFEYEIQSWKYSIPLFFTTQGFDIFRNREISTGAGAIREQLADLDLRIIIENSLVEWKQLGEEGPTGNEWEDRKIVRRKDFLVRRMELAKHFIRTNIEPEWMILCLLPVLPPELRPIIQIEGGKLMSSDINELYRRVIYRNNTLTDLLTTSRSTPGELVMCQEKLVQEAVDTLLDNGIRGQPMRDGHNKVYKSFSDVIEGKEGRFRETLLGKRVDYSGRSVIVVGPSLSLHRCGLPREIAIELFQTFVIRGLIRQHLASNIGVAKSQIREKKPIVWEILQEVMQGHPVLLNRAPTLHRLGIQSFQPILVEGRTICLHPLVCKGFNADFDGDQMAVHVPLSLEAQAEARLLMFSHMNLLSPAIGDPISVPTQDMLIGLYVLTSGTRRGICANRYNPCNRKNYQNERIYETNYKYMKEPFFCNSYDAIGAYRQKRINLDSPLWLRWQLDQRVIASKEVPIEVHYESFGNYHEIYAHYLIVRSVKKQTFCIYIRTTVGHISFYREIEEAIQGFSQACSYDT is encoded by the coding sequence ATGTCCGGTTTTGAGGGGGGGAGATCATATAGTGGACCCTATCCCAATTTTTCTTTTGCTAGGCCCATAACGAAAAAACCTACTTTCTTACGATTAcgaggttcatttgaatatgAAATTCAATCCTGGAAATACAGCATCCCACTTTTTTTTACTACTCAAGGTTTCGATATATTTAGAAATCGAGAAATTTCTACTGGGGCGGGTGCTATCCGAGAACAATTAGCCGATTTAGATTTGCGAATTATTATAGAAAATTCGTTGGTAGAATGGAAACAATTAGGAGAAGAAGGTCCCACGGGGAATGAATGGGAAGATCGAAAAATTGTAAGAAGAAAAGATTTTTTAGTTAGACGTATGGAATTAGCTAAGCATTTTATTCGAACAAATATAGAACCGGAATGGATGATTTTATGTCTCTTACCGGTTCTGCCTCCCGAGTTGAGACCCATCATTCAGATAGAAGGGGGTAAACTGATGAGTTCAGATATTAATGAACTCTATAGAAGAGTTATCTATCGGAACAATACTCTTACTGATCTATTAACAACAAGTAGATCTACACCAGGGGAATTAGTAATGTGTCAGGAAAAATTGGTACAAGAAGCCGTGGATACACTTCTTGATAATGGAATCCGTGGACAACCCATGAGGGATGGTCATAATAAGGTTTACAAGTCATTTTCAGATGTAATTGAAGGAAAAGAGGGAAGATTTCGCGAGACTCTGCTTGGCAAACGGGTCGATTATTCGGGGCGTTCGGTGATTGTCGTTGGACCCTCACTTTCATTACATCGCTGTGGATTGCCTCGCGAAATAGCAATAGAGCTCTTCCAGACATTTGTAATTCGTGGTCTAATTAGACAACATCTGGCTTCGAACATAGGAGTTGCTAAGAGTCAAATTCGTGAAAAAAAGCCGATTGTCTGGGAAATCCTTCAAGAAGTTATGCAGGGGCATCCCGTATTACTGAATAGAGCACCTACTCTACATAGATTAGGCATACAGTCATTCCAACCCATTTTAGTGGAAGGACGCACTATTTGTTTACATCCATTAGTTTGTAAGGGGTTCAATGCAGACTTTGATGGGGATCAAATGGCTGTTCATGTGCCTTTATCTTTAGAAGCTCAAGCAGAGGCTCGTTTACTTATGTTTTCTCATATGAATCTCTTATCTCCAGCTATTGGAGATCCCATTTCTGTACCGACTCAAGATATGCTGATTGGACTCTATGTATTAACGAGCGGCACTCGTCGAGGTATTTGTGCAAACAGATATAATCCATGTAATCGaaaaaactatcaaaatgaAAGAATTTACGAAACAAACTATAAGTATATGAAAGAACCCTTTTTTTGCAATTCCTATGATGCAATTGGAGCTTATCGGCAGAAAAGAATCAATTTAGATAGTCCTTTGTGGCTTCGGTGGCAATTAGATCAACGCGTTATTGCTTCAAAAGAAGTTCCTATCGAAGTTCACTATGAATCTTTTGGTAACTATCATGAGATTTATGCACACTATCTGATAGTAAGAAgtgtaaaaaaacaaactttttgtatatatattcgaACCACAGTTGgtcatatttctttttatcGAGAAATCGAGGAAGCTATACAAGGTTTTTCTCAAGCTTGTTCATATGATACCTAA